One segment of Mycolicibacterium baixiangningiae DNA contains the following:
- a CDS encoding ABC transporter ATP-binding protein/permease, whose amino-acid sequence MFTPSIDWSSELLNSAVWVLECFFVTAPCLLVVLLAVGRWTEWGRQFWRITGGYFTGRQSIPVWAGLATLLISSIVLVRISVLLSYYANDLFTSLQVAFQGGPNEVARSGEQGFWATMLVFVVLAGCLVVRLLADLYLTQRFIMRWRIWLSRRLIEDWLGHHAYYRGRFSRQPVDNPDQRVQQDIDVFTTGVGRQTNNPAYTSDRVLLFGAVQAALSTGAFSVILWQLSGPLTLFGITLPRALFWIVIGYVAAVTYVAVVVGRPLIRLSYLDEVRNAGFRYALVRLRDASAAVGMYRGERAENAQLDGRLSAVMTNYRRWLNRTMLFIGWNVSMSQAINPLPFVVQAQRLFAGQISFGGVMQSATAFGVIHDSLSFFRNAYDEFAGYRAAIIRLDGLVTENARARALSRVTTVASPSGALGVDGLEVRAPDGRTLIRGLDLALPAGDALLIRGPSGVGKTVLLQSLAGLWPFATGRVELPDTAMFVPQLPYLPLGDLRAVASYPQPDGQVGDREIQQALVAVALSHLVIRLGEVRDWTQVLSVGEQQRIAFARILLARPQAVFLDESTSAMDEGLESMLYALIRAELPQTVVVSASHRDTVGRFHGRQLELLGDGEWRLNRLTATR is encoded by the coding sequence ATGTTCACACCGTCGATCGACTGGAGTTCGGAACTCCTGAACTCGGCGGTATGGGTGCTCGAGTGCTTCTTCGTCACGGCACCGTGCCTGCTCGTGGTGTTGCTGGCGGTCGGCCGGTGGACCGAGTGGGGCCGACAGTTCTGGCGGATCACCGGCGGGTATTTCACCGGCAGGCAGAGCATTCCGGTGTGGGCCGGGCTGGCGACGCTGCTGATCTCGTCGATCGTGCTGGTGCGGATCAGCGTGCTGCTCAGCTACTACGCCAACGATCTGTTCACCTCGCTGCAGGTCGCCTTTCAGGGCGGCCCGAACGAGGTTGCCCGAAGCGGTGAGCAAGGCTTCTGGGCCACGATGCTGGTGTTCGTCGTGCTGGCCGGTTGCCTGGTGGTGCGACTGCTGGCGGACCTGTACCTCACCCAGCGATTCATCATGCGGTGGCGGATCTGGTTGAGCCGCAGGTTGATCGAGGACTGGCTGGGCCACCACGCCTACTACCGGGGCCGCTTCTCGCGTCAACCCGTCGACAATCCGGATCAACGCGTCCAGCAGGACATCGACGTGTTCACCACCGGCGTCGGCCGCCAGACGAACAACCCCGCCTACACCTCCGACCGGGTTCTGCTCTTCGGGGCCGTGCAGGCGGCGCTGTCGACGGGCGCGTTCAGCGTGATCCTCTGGCAGCTGTCGGGCCCGCTGACGCTGTTCGGGATCACGTTGCCGCGGGCACTGTTCTGGATCGTCATCGGCTACGTGGCGGCGGTGACGTATGTCGCTGTCGTCGTCGGTCGGCCGCTGATCCGGCTGAGCTACCTCGACGAAGTCCGCAACGCCGGTTTCCGCTATGCCCTGGTGCGCCTGCGGGACGCCAGCGCCGCGGTCGGGATGTACCGCGGTGAACGGGCCGAGAACGCTCAGCTCGACGGCAGGCTGAGCGCGGTGATGACCAACTACCGCCGTTGGCTCAACCGCACGATGCTGTTCATCGGGTGGAACGTGTCGATGAGCCAGGCGATCAACCCGCTGCCGTTCGTCGTCCAGGCGCAGCGGCTGTTCGCCGGCCAGATCTCCTTCGGCGGTGTCATGCAGTCGGCGACCGCGTTCGGCGTCATCCACGACTCGTTGTCGTTCTTCCGCAACGCCTACGACGAATTCGCCGGCTACCGTGCGGCCATCATCCGGCTCGACGGTCTGGTCACCGAGAACGCCCGCGCCCGGGCCCTTAGCCGGGTCACCACCGTCGCTTCGCCGTCCGGCGCCCTGGGTGTCGACGGTCTCGAGGTGCGCGCACCCGACGGCCGCACGCTCATCCGCGGCCTCGACCTCGCCCTGCCGGCCGGTGACGCACTGCTCATCCGCGGCCCGTCCGGGGTCGGTAAGACCGTGCTACTGCAGAGCCTCGCCGGGCTGTGGCCGTTCGCCACCGGCCGGGTCGAACTGCCGGACACCGCGATGTTCGTCCCCCAGCTGCCCTACCTGCCGCTGGGCGATCTTCGCGCCGTCGCGTCCTACCCGCAGCCGGACGGTCAGGTCGGTGACCGCGAGATCCAGCAGGCGTTGGTGGCGGTCGCGCTGTCCCACCTGGTGATCCGGCTGGGTGAGGTGAGGGACTGGACGCAGGTGCTGTCCGTGGGCGAGCAGCAGCGCATCGCGTTCGCCCGCATCCTGCTGGCACGTCCGCAGGCGGTGTTCCTCGACGAGTCGACGTCTGCGATGGACGAGGGCCTCGAGTCGATGCTCTACGCGCTGATCCGTGCGGAACTGCCGCAGACCGTCGTGGTCAGCGCGAGCCACCGCGATACGGTCGGGCGGTTCCACGGCCGGCAACTCGAGCTGCTCGGTGACGGTGAGTGGCGGCTGAACCGACTCACCGCCACCCGTTGA
- a CDS encoding ABC transporter ATP-binding protein/permease, with protein sequence MEMFTPSLDWGSELWTSMFWVAKAWVVAAIATLVTLALIVRFTTWGRQFWRVTRGYFTGPESVVVWVWLGALLLSVMIGVRLSVLFTYQGSDMLTSFQIIASGVGAGDDTVKESGRDGFWLSMWTFGVLAVLNVTQIMLDLYLAQRFMLRWRNWLTDQLTGDWLDRKAYYRARFIDDTIDNPDQRIQTDIDIFTAGVGSLPNTPNNTSTATLVFGAVSSITSMYAFTAILWNLSGPITLPFVGVELPKAMFWIGIVYILIATVVAFWIGRPIIALSFNNEKFNAVFRYALVRLRDASEAVAFYRGEIAERTGLRRRFAPVVSNYKKYVNRMAKFLGWNLSVSQGQELIPYLVQFSRFYNGEITLGQLNQTGSAFREILGGLSFFRNAYDQFAGYRAAIIRLHGLVIANEEARALPSVNVEDSPDGTVRLDDIEVRTPAGKQLIEPLDLNLEPGDSLVITGQSGTGKTTLLRSLGSLWPYASGTLKYPDAENATMFLSQMPYVPLGDLRAVVSYPLKGGTVTDDQLRDVLNKVALPHLADRLDEEKDWAKVLSPGEQQRVAFARILLTKPKAVFLDESTSALDEGLELTLYRLVRSELPETILVSVSHRSTVEQHHTRQLKLLGDGEWELGTIAAGTSSG encoded by the coding sequence ATGGAAATGTTCACCCCGTCGCTCGACTGGGGCAGTGAGCTGTGGACGTCGATGTTCTGGGTCGCGAAAGCCTGGGTCGTCGCCGCCATCGCCACGCTGGTGACCCTTGCGCTGATCGTCCGGTTCACCACGTGGGGCAGACAGTTCTGGCGTGTCACCCGCGGCTATTTCACCGGGCCGGAAAGCGTCGTGGTGTGGGTCTGGCTGGGAGCGCTGCTCCTGTCGGTCATGATCGGCGTGCGACTGTCGGTGTTGTTCACCTACCAGGGCAGCGACATGCTGACCAGCTTCCAGATCATCGCGTCGGGAGTCGGCGCGGGCGACGACACGGTCAAAGAGTCCGGCAGAGACGGCTTTTGGCTGTCGATGTGGACCTTCGGCGTCCTCGCGGTGCTCAACGTCACCCAGATCATGCTGGATCTGTATCTGGCGCAGCGGTTCATGTTGCGGTGGCGCAATTGGCTAACCGATCAACTCACCGGCGACTGGCTCGACCGCAAGGCCTACTACCGGGCCAGGTTCATCGACGACACGATCGACAACCCGGATCAGCGCATCCAGACCGACATCGACATCTTCACCGCCGGCGTCGGGTCGCTGCCGAACACCCCCAACAACACTTCGACCGCCACACTCGTGTTCGGGGCTGTCTCCTCGATCACGTCGATGTATGCCTTTACGGCAATCCTGTGGAACCTCTCCGGCCCGATCACGCTGCCCTTCGTCGGCGTCGAATTGCCCAAGGCGATGTTCTGGATCGGCATCGTCTACATCCTGATAGCCACCGTGGTCGCCTTCTGGATCGGCCGGCCGATCATCGCGCTGTCGTTCAACAACGAGAAGTTCAACGCCGTGTTCCGGTACGCGCTGGTGCGCCTGCGCGACGCGTCAGAGGCGGTGGCGTTCTATCGCGGCGAGATCGCCGAGCGCACCGGACTGCGGCGCCGGTTCGCCCCGGTGGTGAGCAACTACAAGAAGTACGTCAACCGGATGGCCAAGTTCCTGGGCTGGAACCTCTCGGTCTCGCAGGGGCAGGAACTCATCCCCTACCTCGTGCAGTTCAGCCGGTTCTACAACGGCGAGATCACCCTGGGCCAGCTGAATCAAACCGGGAGCGCGTTCCGCGAAATCCTGGGCGGACTGTCGTTCTTCCGTAACGCCTACGATCAGTTCGCGGGTTACCGGGCGGCGATCATCCGCCTCCACGGACTGGTCATCGCCAACGAGGAAGCCAGGGCGCTGCCGTCGGTCAATGTCGAAGATTCCCCCGATGGCACTGTGCGACTCGACGACATCGAGGTCCGCACACCGGCAGGCAAGCAGTTGATCGAGCCGCTCGATCTGAACCTCGAGCCCGGTGACAGCCTGGTCATCACCGGCCAGTCCGGCACCGGCAAGACCACCCTGCTGCGCAGCCTCGGCAGCCTGTGGCCCTACGCATCCGGGACGTTGAAGTACCCCGACGCCGAGAACGCGACGATGTTCCTGTCGCAGATGCCGTACGTGCCGCTGGGCGATCTGCGGGCGGTGGTGTCCTATCCGCTGAAGGGCGGCACGGTCACCGACGACCAGCTGCGCGACGTCCTGAACAAGGTGGCGCTGCCTCATCTCGCCGACCGGCTGGATGAGGAAAAGGACTGGGCCAAAGTCCTTTCGCCCGGTGAGCAACAGCGCGTGGCTTTCGCCCGGATTCTGCTCACCAAGCCGAAGGCCGTATTCCTCGACGAGTCCACCTCCGCGCTCGATGAGGGGTTGGAGCTGACGCTGTACCGGCTGGTGCGCAGCGAGCTGCCCGAGACGATCTTGGTCAGCGTGAGCCATCGCAGCACGGTGGAACAGCACCACACGCGGCAGCTCAAGTTGCTCGGTGACGGCGAGTGGGAACTCGGCACGATCGCGGCGGGCACGTCGTCGGGGTAG
- a CDS encoding GNAT family N-acetyltransferase: protein MPLRLHTDVGDFVSIASAWYARRPMVHTIELSLLREGVPSDEVPLLMTVWESDGADAELIGAAMRTPPLPLLCGGLFAAPTTDVVGDMVAGGMTLPGVRGPREDTETFARQWCDVTGAVPTTTVRERLYRLGTLAAPAGVPGGHRVARGADEPVLVKYQCEFAAETFGHVPDPARAKATLTAAATVGNVYLLWTAGGAPVSMAGVRIPAAGVSRIGPVYTAPEVRGRGYGAAVTAAACRWALAAGATQVVLFADLDNPASNRVYQRLGFVPVGDSVTMEFRVP from the coding sequence ATGCCCCTGCGCCTCCACACGGACGTCGGCGACTTCGTGTCCATCGCGTCGGCCTGGTACGCGCGCCGGCCGATGGTGCACACCATCGAACTGTCGCTGCTGCGTGAAGGGGTGCCGTCCGACGAGGTGCCGTTGCTGATGACGGTGTGGGAGAGCGACGGGGCCGATGCGGAACTGATCGGGGCTGCGATGCGCACCCCGCCGCTGCCGCTGTTGTGCGGCGGACTGTTCGCGGCGCCGACGACGGACGTGGTCGGCGACATGGTGGCGGGCGGCATGACACTGCCCGGGGTGCGCGGCCCGCGCGAGGACACCGAGACGTTCGCCCGGCAGTGGTGCGATGTCACCGGGGCGGTGCCGACCACCACCGTCCGGGAACGGCTCTACCGGCTGGGGACACTCGCGGCACCGGCCGGTGTGCCGGGTGGTCACCGGGTCGCACGTGGGGCCGACGAGCCGGTGCTCGTGAAGTACCAGTGCGAGTTCGCCGCGGAGACGTTCGGGCACGTACCCGACCCGGCCAGGGCCAAGGCGACGCTGACCGCGGCGGCGACGGTGGGGAACGTCTACCTGCTGTGGACGGCGGGCGGGGCGCCGGTCAGCATGGCCGGGGTACGGATACCGGCGGCCGGGGTGTCGCGGATCGGCCCGGTCTACACCGCCCCGGAGGTGCGCGGGCGCGGATACGGGGCGGCGGTGACCGCGGCGGCCTGCCGGTGGGCGCTGGCCGCGGGCGCCACGCAGGTGGTGCTGTTCGCCGACCTCGACAACCCGGCGAGCAACCGGGTCTACCAGCGGCTGGGTTTCGTGCCGGTGGGTGATTCGGTCACGATGGAGTTCCGCGTACCGTAA
- a CDS encoding bifunctional aminoglycoside phosphotransferase/ATP-binding protein, which translates to MASVRVDPLIHETHTGVVILVGDRAYKAKKPIITDFLDFSTVEGRERACSREVELNRRMAPDSYLGVAHFDGPDGPPEPVIVMRRYPESQRLSTMVKAGEPVERHLEAVAIQLARFHEHADRSHRIDADARVPTLAARWQDNIAELRRHSPAILAPDAVSDVERLAMQYLSGRAVLFSSRITDRRIVDGHGDLLADDIFCTADGPVILDCLEFDDQLRHVDGIDDVAFLAMDLEFLGRADLGRRFLDDYRALAHDTAPPSLAHFCIAYRAIVRAKTDCIRVSQGRPEAAADARRHLDIALAHLRTGTVQLIIVGGGPGTGKTTLARALAEPLGAQVISTDEMRQELTAAGEIAGRAGAYNEGLYSPDNVAAVYDAVLRRASLALTGGRSVILDGTWRDTEQRERARTLAAQAHCPVVELACTVALEDAEARISRRVGDASQATPEIAEAIHHERPHWQGAHPLDTSRPLDESVAEAQQICCLAT; encoded by the coding sequence ATGGCCTCTGTGCGCGTAGACCCGTTGATCCACGAGACCCACACCGGCGTCGTGATCCTGGTCGGCGACCGGGCCTACAAGGCGAAGAAGCCGATCATCACCGACTTCCTCGACTTCAGCACCGTCGAGGGGCGGGAACGTGCCTGCAGTCGGGAGGTGGAGCTCAATCGGCGCATGGCCCCTGACAGCTACCTCGGGGTGGCGCACTTCGACGGGCCGGACGGCCCTCCCGAACCGGTGATCGTGATGCGGCGCTATCCGGAATCCCAGCGGTTGTCGACGATGGTCAAGGCCGGCGAGCCGGTCGAGCGACATCTCGAGGCGGTCGCCATCCAGTTGGCCCGGTTCCACGAACACGCCGACCGGTCGCACCGCATCGACGCCGACGCCCGCGTCCCCACCCTCGCGGCGCGGTGGCAGGACAACATCGCCGAACTGCGGCGCCACAGCCCGGCGATCCTGGCACCGGATGCGGTCTCCGACGTCGAACGCCTCGCGATGCAATATCTGTCGGGGCGCGCGGTGCTGTTCTCGTCCCGCATCACCGACCGGCGCATCGTCGACGGACACGGAGATCTGCTCGCCGACGACATCTTCTGCACGGCCGACGGCCCGGTCATCCTCGACTGTCTGGAATTCGACGACCAATTGCGTCACGTCGACGGCATCGACGACGTCGCCTTCCTGGCCATGGATCTGGAGTTCCTCGGCCGCGCCGACCTCGGGCGGCGGTTCCTCGACGACTACCGGGCGCTGGCCCACGACACGGCCCCGCCGTCGCTGGCACACTTCTGCATCGCCTACCGGGCGATCGTGCGCGCCAAGACCGACTGCATCCGGGTCAGCCAGGGACGTCCCGAGGCGGCGGCCGACGCGCGGCGACACCTCGACATCGCCCTGGCGCATCTGCGCACCGGCACGGTGCAGCTGATCATCGTCGGCGGGGGACCGGGAACGGGGAAGACGACGCTGGCCCGTGCGCTCGCCGAACCCCTCGGTGCCCAGGTGATCTCCACCGACGAGATGCGTCAGGAACTCACTGCGGCAGGCGAGATCGCGGGGCGGGCCGGCGCCTACAACGAAGGCCTCTACAGCCCCGACAACGTCGCCGCGGTGTACGACGCGGTGCTGCGCCGGGCGTCGCTGGCGTTGACCGGCGGCCGGTCGGTGATCCTCGACGGAACCTGGCGCGACACCGAGCAGCGTGAGCGGGCCAGGACGCTGGCCGCTCAGGCGCACTGCCCGGTCGTCGAACTGGCGTGCACCGTGGCGTTGGAGGACGCCGAGGCCCGGATCAGCCGGCGGGTCGGCGACGCGTCTCAGGCCACCCCCGAGATCGCCGAGGCCATCCATCACGAACGGCCCCACTGGCAGGGGGCGCATCCGCTCGACACGAGCCGCCCGCTGGATGAGTCCGTTGCCGAAGCACAGCAGATCTGCTGTCTGGCGACCTGA
- a CDS encoding FAD-dependent monooxygenase, with the protein MSDTVNTQVLIAGAGPVGLTAAIELTRRGIGCVVVDPLPQPPQYAKAVGVQPRTLEVFENMGVLRAVLDAGIQMNGQCVYVNGEPVSRLDLSLPADVPFGFICIPQYETERILRDEFALRGGSIQRGWRLTGFDQNADGVTATISTGTDERTVRAQYLVGADGAHSVVRKTLGLTFEGAAFEEQYMLGDVEVDWSQPRGYAIRSMHQTDGVTDDLLVCIPLPGRNRYRMSMLVPDDLASESHGGVAHGFEAGRAPELHHIQAVLDRLPPEPTTAHTLRWSSVFRISHRIVDSYGRGRAFVAGDAAHIHPPTGAQGMNTGIQDAHNLAWKLALAVSGHASPTLLDSYDAERRPVGEEVVGRTVRSARQGIGADSKDPDLVMRREAQLLIDYADSPIVCSAGPVPEPLPGGRAPDANGLTRAAVTGRLRLFSLLGRDHTALFYADGDTTPDDVARFEAAAEAAVATAHGALDVYLVAAPTADVESTVLPLLRDNDGDFARSYSTAGTSVFVIRPDGYLGFTAHRLDTDALDGFLHNTFG; encoded by the coding sequence GTGTCCGACACCGTGAACACCCAGGTCCTCATCGCCGGCGCAGGCCCTGTGGGACTCACCGCGGCCATCGAACTCACCAGGCGGGGCATCGGCTGCGTCGTCGTCGACCCACTGCCCCAGCCGCCGCAGTACGCCAAAGCCGTTGGGGTGCAACCACGCACACTCGAGGTCTTCGAGAACATGGGCGTGCTGCGCGCCGTACTCGACGCCGGCATCCAGATGAACGGTCAATGCGTCTACGTCAACGGCGAGCCGGTATCGCGGCTGGACCTCTCGCTGCCGGCCGACGTGCCGTTCGGTTTCATCTGCATCCCCCAGTACGAGACCGAGCGGATCCTGCGCGACGAGTTCGCACTGCGCGGCGGGTCGATACAGCGGGGCTGGCGGCTCACCGGTTTCGACCAGAACGCTGACGGGGTGACGGCCACGATCTCCACCGGAACCGACGAGCGCACGGTGCGCGCCCAGTATCTGGTCGGTGCCGACGGCGCGCACAGCGTCGTGCGCAAGACGCTCGGGTTGACCTTCGAAGGCGCGGCGTTCGAGGAGCAGTACATGCTCGGCGACGTCGAGGTCGACTGGTCGCAGCCGCGCGGTTACGCCATCCGGTCCATGCACCAGACCGACGGCGTCACCGACGATCTGTTGGTCTGCATTCCCCTGCCGGGGCGCAATCGCTACCGCATGTCGATGCTGGTGCCCGACGACCTGGCATCCGAATCACACGGCGGCGTGGCACACGGGTTCGAGGCGGGCCGCGCCCCGGAACTCCACCACATCCAGGCGGTACTCGACCGGTTGCCGCCGGAACCCACGACAGCGCACACCCTGCGCTGGTCGTCGGTGTTCCGGATCAGCCACCGCATCGTCGACTCCTACGGCCGCGGCCGGGCGTTCGTCGCCGGCGATGCCGCCCACATCCATCCGCCGACGGGTGCGCAGGGGATGAACACCGGGATCCAGGACGCCCACAACCTGGCGTGGAAACTGGCGCTCGCGGTGTCCGGGCATGCCTCGCCCACGCTTCTGGACAGCTATGACGCGGAACGGCGCCCGGTCGGCGAGGAGGTCGTCGGGCGCACCGTGCGCAGCGCCCGCCAAGGCATCGGGGCGGACTCCAAAGACCCCGACCTCGTCATGCGCCGCGAGGCGCAACTGCTCATCGACTACGCCGACAGTCCCATCGTGTGTTCGGCCGGTCCGGTGCCCGAACCGCTGCCCGGTGGCCGCGCTCCCGACGCGAACGGTCTCACCCGGGCCGCCGTGACCGGGCGACTGCGCCTCTTTTCGCTGTTGGGCCGCGACCACACCGCGCTGTTCTACGCCGACGGCGACACCACCCCGGACGATGTGGCGCGCTTCGAGGCCGCCGCCGAGGCCGCCGTCGCGACCGCCCACGGCGCACTCGACGTCTACCTCGTCGCGGCGCCGACCGCCGACGTGGAGAGCACCGTCCTGCCGTTGCTGCGGGACAACGACGGTGACTTCGCCCGCAGCTACTCGACCGCGGGTACCTCCGTATTCGTCATCCGCCCCGACGGATACCTCGGCTTCACCGCGCACCGGCTCGACACCGACGCGCTGGACGGCTTCCTGCACAACACCTTCGGTTGA